The nucleotide sequence ATCCTCTTTTGTTGGTTTCTCAAATCCCATACGTTACCTAACGGTTCCAGTAAATTTTGCGGGTTTGGATTAGGGTTTAGAGGGTTAAGTGTGACTGTGTGTGTGACAATGGTGGAAATAGCTATAATTTTAGATATATTGAGAAAAAAAACCCTAGTCCTTCTACGGTCAAGGCATTACACTCTTCTGGGTATTTCTTAGCCAAAGCCCGCTTATTTTGCTGCCGCCGGAGCTCCTTATGCTTATAACGAATTAATGGGgtactctctctccttctctctcttcccaaaTCCAAATATGTGTCTATGATGTAGTATAGTGCGTTGCAATTATAGGATTGGATTGGACGTTAGGCTCCACTGATATTGGATTGTTTGTTTCATATGGAATTGAGTAGAAATATGGACATGGTTGTATGTTGTACTGTGGTGTGCTGATATAAACTATGTATGGGAACTTCATAAAAATAGTGCTTGGAAAATAAACTTTATCTGACTTTGCCTTTGCCACAGGGCGTGCCTATTTTTTGTCGGAGGTATCCTGAGCCAATTACATACTGCAACGCGTTTTAACTTTTTTATGTAACAATGTTTGGCTTGTGTTATATTTCACTTTATCTTATTATTAATTTGACAATTGTAGTTGGCTTAAGTTTGACGATGTACGTATTAACTTGCTTAGTATTATGCAACATAATCATTGTCTGAAGATTATGTTTCTAGTTCACCAAGTGCATCTCATAGAATCTTTGAATATGGCTTTCTGAACAATTACAATACCAAGCAGCACAAAGTTGAGTTAAAGCCTCTATTCTCAGCTTTTCAATGGAGGGCTTTAGCTGTCACAATCTTCAAGTCATTTGTATTGTTCGTTGTACTTCATCCACCGGAACCTTGTTCAAGCTCGAAAGATGATGATGATTACTTGCCGCTGGACAATGAAAAAGAAGAGCAGCATGTGGCAGATTATGTTGTTCCACTCAAAAAATTAGTAAAGCAAATTCTTCGTGACGTGAGTTTTCCGGCCTGCATTGTACATTCTTATTTCCATGATCAGTATATTTTAGTACTCAAAGTAAATTAAGTTCTTTGCATCCCATGTCAGACTACTGTTGTAACTATTAGGCAGATACTAGAACGAATTTCTGTGCATTATGTTTCAAGGAGAATGGCATGCAAACTTCTCAAAGGTAAATTCTTTCCACAATAATTCAAATCTAGTTTCATATATTCGAGAAGACCAATTAAGCAGGGAAAAAAAAGGCCTAATGATGGTACAGATGAATCGATATGCTTCAAAAATCAAATGTTGCAAGTGACTGACACATGCAGTATATCAATATGAGCAGATGTTCCAAAGTCGGCCATGAGGAAATCTGGAAGAAGATTGCCTACTGTGGTTTTCATCTTCAGTGTTAGTAGAGCAACCTTCAGAGGTGAGATTCTAATCCATGTCTATATCCTATTCCGTAAATAAAAATCgatagaaagaaagagaaacaaTCATGTGGTCTCATTTTGCCGTCCATGTTTATATGTTTATGCAGGGGAAGGTCTTGGTCTTGCAGCCACATGGCTCATCGAAGTTGGCATTGAAATCAACCGAATTATTTCTCGCATGATAAGGTCTAGAGAAGAGGATGACGATGACACTGATTTGGGAGAACAACTTAAACTTCTGGGGAAGAAGGTTTCAGGTACTAGTATCCAGTGTGGCGCATCACTAGCTTTTGGTTCCATTGGAGCAGGCATAGGTGCCACCCTACCCTTATCCGCCCTTCAATGGGTCAGCATATTGGTAAGTTATCAATCATCCAATTGCTCTAGCTATGCCATgtatcattttaattttatcGGATGTCCTCAGCGTGACGGGGTATCTATTACTTATCCATGACCAAATTACATTgtgatcttttcttttttttttggttgcagGCTGTATTGTGGGGGAGTCTGCAGGGCCTGCCATAGTATCATATTGCCTTGGGAAATTTTCCCAAGCAGAACCTTGAGCACTGGGGATTATCACTGCAATGCTTTCTATATATCCTCGTGTAACCCTAAACTCTAACACATCAAATTCTGGTAATTACTGTCACTCTCTCCTTCTCGCACACACAATAAGCACAATTATACGTGTAAAAAGATTAGTAATTGTTTATTACATTAGAAGAAATCAAACTCTAAACTtcttttcgtccaaaatcattACCCCATCGTCAAGGGTGAGTTAACAGCACAATCACGTGAACGATGAATTAATATTTTCTGCTTAGTTCAATACATCATCATATGCATTAATCAATCTTACATGCAGATGAGACAGTGAAGAATGCCCGAAGCTATCGAACAAAAAGAAGTGAAGAGTAGTACGGAAGCAAATGATGAAGTTGGGGTTTGTACAACACCCATTAGGTTTTGCATCAGGACTCGCCCCTGTGTTAAGAAATGCATATCGGAGAATTATGTTGGCGGCAAATGCGTCTTCTTCTTCCGCTGCGTTTGCTACGCCCCTTGTGCTCCCCCGGCCCTAaggtaataaataaattaaaaaaaaaaaaaaacttactccTCAAGCAAAATTGCAAGGCACTACACAGTTAGTACTGCAATTAGTGTGGTAATTAAGTGAAAGTACTGGTACACACGTTCATATACATATATCAGATCGTAGGATTGAAACAGACTTGCAATGGAATATAAAATCAACGAGCAACGCACAATATATAGTGATGTAGGATTTAATGAGACAAAACCTACTACTGGGAAAATCTTCAGGCACTTGGCCAGGCAGAAAACAATCCACTACATGtcaaacaaatacaaattaaGGGGATTTGACAAAAACTCGATCTACTAGACACGCACATTAGAAGGTAGCTTCGTCCTTCGTGCCCTTGTTACTTGAGTACGCAACAAACTTACGGAAGTGGCACAACACCGGTCTAGATCGTCGATCACTCCAACACGAACTTTGCATAGTACTTCTTTCTCAAACGCATATGAGATATGCAATCATGCAGTATTAATCATATGAATATAATTTAACACAATAAATCAATTAGGAGAATCTCAAGGAACATTCTAGTATTGATATTCCGATTAAAGAACAAAGGAGACCATGAATGTTGTGATCTCAGTTGCGGTACATTATATGTATATCAACATCATGAAATGAGATGCATGATATTTCGTATCATGAATATTTAATGAAATATACCTTAATTTGTAgtgactttttatttttattgtatatattattttactATAAATATATCCTTGCTTGAATTTCTTCGGTTATTTTTAGATCATGAGTAACCATTTTGAGCGTGGTGGGGACAATTTGGACAAAAGCTAATTTCACAACTTTccgaatcctctttgtgaggattttaggGATTCTTAAATCGTATCTgctcatcgtacatcgtgcggtcagaaatcattttaaatacttttatttaaaattaaatatgaataatgaatgcacgatgtacgatgaacaaataCGATTTGAGGATCCCTAAGATCCTCATAAagaggatccagagaggatcctcattcctaaATATATATCACTATGCTGGTGTTTATTGGAAGAGGTGAAAATATTAagtgtgtattcaattaagttctaataaattttaatagatttataaatctattGATTTTGATGGAGTTTAATCAAATTATCTAAcattttaagatctttaaaaatcaatttttaatttaatacacctgaaatgttataaattcCTTTAAAATTTAGATTGAATACACCTGAATGTTTagaaaatcacttaaaattctgattgaataccccttaatttataaaaagaactcaaatatctcaaaatcctaattgaatgcACCCCTAAAATTGTAATCAAAGTGTGGTGTTAACATAGAATTATGGGTGAACTCAGATATGTGTTTGAGTGCCAataatggtaaagtgaataaccACTCAGTACTAGAGTCTGGTGacattcatcttcacttgtaagtgagaggtcttgggttcaaatctcgtggatgacgaattcgataccaaattaagttgtgTATTGTGTGGCTTAACCGAACTCCTTCTCTCCTTAAtgcaaaatatatcgttgtacgaAAAAAAATAACGATGGTAACATGACTATAGAAGTCCTTTATTTCAGTATTAATACATTACATCAAACTGATGTGCCATTATTGTGACGTCTTAAGTAGTGTTTACGCGTGACAATATTATATATTGAAGAAATACGTCACGTAGTGTATTCAACGGGCGCGATTACGTGGACGGACGAGGGATGGTTCCACCCAGTGTCCGAGCTGCATGTGATACAAACTCACTCTTCATTCCGTTCATGGGAACATCGTGGAGGGCTGTAGACAAAAGCCGCCGTTCCGCCTGCCACGtcaactctctctcttcttttgcaCTCTTCGAACATTCGCACCACTTTCAAccttcctcctctctctctctctctctctctctctctctctctctcctgctGAAATCTAGGGCACAAAATCTTGCTTTGCAACCATGAATGTCTTCAGATTGGCCGGCGACATGACTCACTTGGCCAGTATTCTGGTCCTCCTCCTCAAAATTTACGCCACCAAATCGTGCTCaggtatatatacacacacacacctcttCCCTCCTCGATTTCCAATTCCCATTTTTCCTATCCCctgtttgtttcccgagaaaacGCAGGAAAATTTTCATGGAGAATTGAATTTCATTGTTTCCCACCTAAATATTTCTCAAAGTGATGCAAACCcagattttgttttgatttgtttagTGCTCAAGAGAACAACATTATgattttttaagttaattttcttTGAATTTGTATGCATTAGCGATTACTAGTTTGGTAAATTGGGGTTTTGGGAAATTGATTAGTGTTTTAATGGTGATTAGGGATTTCGCTTAAGACTCAGGAGCTCTATGCCCTGGTGTTTCTGGCTCGGTATTTGGACCTGTTTACGAACTTTATTTCGGTGTATAACACTGTGATGAAGCTGGTGTTTATCGGAAGCTCGCTGGCCATTGTTTGGTGTATGCGGATGCACAAAATGGTGAAGCGTTCATACAATAAAGAGCTCGATACGTTCCGGCATTATTTTCTTATTGCTGGCTGCCTTATGCTCGCCCTGCTTGTCAACGAGAAGTTCACGTTTCAAGAGGTGAGACAAGTTTTTCGACATTCTCGACTTGTTTGATGCATCTAGTCTGTTTTGAAATTGGTGTGCCTGAAACAGGTTATGATTGTAATGGTGAATTGAAACTACTTTCAGGTGCTCTGGGCATTTTCTATATACTTGGAGGCGGTTTCTATGATTCCACAGTTAATTTTGCTACAACGAAGTGGAAATGTGGACAATTTGACAGGGCAATATGTGTTCCTTCTTGGGTAAATATATTTCTTTCCTCTGATCCGTCCCTAACTTGCTGTACACTCTGAAATATCTTGTGGTTTGGTTTTGATTGCTGTCGATAATGtgaagtttaattgattttgttACTCATTTACCTAGTTTCTCTGATTACATTTAATGTGATTATATGTGTTGCACATTTTgaactcattttgttttgacaTTACGGTTCATAATGTGAAATTTTGATGTTCTTGATTTCAACTTcatattaatacaaaatataagatTTGTAACCAATGCCCAATAGGTTTCGTGAAGTTGCTGTCATATAGATTTAATCTTGAACAAAGATGAACACATTAGTGAAATCTCTGCCAGTGTTTGTATGCATTAACTCTGTGTGGTGTGAAGACTGAAGAGCTACTTTTATCACATAAGGGAGGCATATGCcatttgagaaagcaatccttgTTGCGGGAAAAACTATAGGGTGTATGCTATTTCATTTATGGGATGCTGACCTCAAATTTAGGGGAAGGTTGTAATCGGGACAACATTTAGGAATGAAGCACGTGACTTGTTTGCTGGTGAAGCAAATTGTCTTTCTGGACTCTAGCAAAGAGGGCCTTACCATGATTTTGCCCTCTTTTGCAAAAGTTATGAAGTTGGCCCTTCTTTGGAAAGATAGAAGAGAAGAGGCAATTGGACTGGTGAAGTTTTAACTGGTTAGCAGCGGTAGCTTGTTTGTTtgcttgcaagatgaatttGTTCGTTGATGTCACAGAATCTACCTTTTGTGGTCGGGACTCGGGCAAGTTGGAATAGTTTATAGAAGTTAGATTCTGAGACATCGatgcaaatatatatttttggtttcACAGCATAACATTTCCTTTACACATACATGGTTTTAAGATTGGTCCCCAAGTTAGTGTGCGGTTACTAATGAAGtgattttgtttcttgcttcctTGAATGAATGCTGAATATATTGAAAACTTGAAATCaagtaaacaaacaaacagataCAGCAGTTTAGACCAGATTAGATTGATAGTTGGTATACTTTTACGCATTTGTGTGCAAAGTTGGATTGTGACatcttttcagaaaaaaaatctGGGGATATAAGTTAAGTTTCATATTGCAGGGCCTACCGTGCATTGTACATTCTCAACTGGATCTACCGCTACTTCACAGAACCACACTTCAGTCGATGGATAGGTAAGTTAAGTGAGAACCATTGAGGACAAATATTTTCTTTCCTATATAGTCTTATTTACTTTGGGGGGTGCGGGGCCTTATGCTCTTTGTATGGTTTGGGTGACTTGTTTTCTTTTACAATTTTGCAGCGTGTGTCGCCGGTCTGGTTCAGACAGCTTTATATGCAGATTTTTTCTACTACTATTTTATCAGGTAGCTAATATGGCACCTTCTTGCCAACGATCCTTGTTCACTCTCTTAGATAGTTAACATGACAAGCTGTTTGTTTTGCAGCTGGAAAAACAATGCAAAGCTTCAGCTGCCAGCGTAAGCCAAGGAAGCATGTTTTGTTCTTACATCTGACTTTTATACACTACTGCTGATAAATCTAAATGCGGGATAACTCTGCTGGAAGAAGCGCATAGGGATAACGTAGTTTCGAATTAGGATGGCAACCCCATTGCCACAAACGGGGGAGTAGTAAGTCAATTTAGGGTGTAGTTACCCATCTTATAGGCACTTACAGGCATTTTATAACTCTTTTTCGccgtttcctttctttttgatGGATGTGTATTTCACGTCTACATAATGTTTTTGTACTATTGTGAGAGAACAACTTACATGGCACCTTTAATGTTGTGCCATGTAAGTCCTCATGTTGTGCATCACAGGCAACTTTAATGTTCATTGGTACCTTTATTTTCTTGGGACCAAGACAATGGGACTTTTTATATCTCCAAAACATTAAGCTATTAAACTCCCTTTCATAACAAAAAAACCCTACAGGCCTGGACGCGGTTGCACTCGACTATCAATTGCTAAGAGGTCTTATCTTCGACTTCTGTCAGAGGTaaatttgaactatattttttttaactcattgtgaggctaagtcaaCCTCCTCTCCTTTAGTGTaggtaatatcgtttgttaaaaaaaaaaaaaaaaagtttcaaagaGCACCGATTACCATCATCGTGGTAGGGAGAGCCCGTACAAGAAAAGTCTTGTGTCCGCACACCTATGTAAGGAGAAATTCTTCAGTCTGCACGCCTGTATAAGGTGGCCCGACTGAAGTAGAAGTGGGTGAACCAAAATATTTGAATACTAAAGGTTTTGTGTGCGCGGTGGGACAGCTACATGATCCAGTTGTCCACCCTAAGAACAGAACCGTCGTTCAAGAAGGGTGGACCCAAAATACAAGAGGTTGGGATTGGGCCCGACCCAAGAGTTCTCGGTCCTATTAGAAAATAAAAGGCCCAATtagaaagaaaagtaaaaaaatgaaaaatggaatgccagaaagcaaagaaattgaAAGGGAGCGCAACAAACGAACACGTCAAGCTGCTCAAACGAGAGTCACGCGGCAATACACGATTGACTCAGTAGTCGTCACTTGTCGTTGTAATTTGTGCCCGAACGCTGACGGTGCATGCACGCTGACTCTACGTCCGCCACGACATGCACGATAACGCGGCGGCTAAGTCACAATTGTGTGTGCTTAATTTGCAGAAACGGAGCACAAAAGTTGATGGCCATCCTGATTGCTGTTGGTCAAGCTGTTGCCTATGTGCTTTCAGGTATGATGGTAGTGTCGGTCAACTTGGTGTCGGGAATGCCATTCTTGTCATAGTTCAGCTCTGCTTTGCCGCAATTATTGTGATTTGCCTAGATGAACTTCTTCATAAGGGATATGGTTTGggataaaacttgaactttgggttaAAAAGGGGTTAGCCCAAAATAAGGTCCAGAAGGAGAAAAAGCCCAAGGCCCAGCCAAAGCCCAGAAGAAAGAAGGTGCATTTTTCCCGACCAAGTGCAGATCATTCAAACCACCTGCTCACCTACCTAGaggtcaagtggtgtagaccagccagctaatcagcccaaaagtactttacaatggcagtacaagtaaaaagttgatgagtcactacccttcagaTGCATTCGGGCAAAATCAATACTGGAGGCAGCCAAGCCAAATCATCTATAAAATGAGGAAGAAAAAttagagacaaggacactcaatcaaacaaacaaatacacaaactctgctcaagccagatttgcatacgaagctgtagtcagcaccaagccttcatccctttcgagATCAACCTTCACTAgaaagcctttgtaaaagctctgctaccctgtctAAATCTtgatgtagtatcgattccctcatgTAAACTCATCTTCCAATCTCCCCTTCTAGCACtcaaaccctttgtaaatcacaaagagaggaagttgcaagatgatCAGCCTTACCCGAcctcctttgtttttgtctttcattcataaatctagtaatatgatgtataTTTTGATCtgcatccaagttatttctaactagtttatgattaaaagacttctaagttctaaccatTCGGGCAGACAAGATTGAtcaattaaaagtccttggtctcaaggcataaaaaagaaccctatatggacttaacccatctacgacagtccttgataacaagaagtccgaagttacttggggcgcaagtaattagcctattttctagttttacttctgttatattatgattgctACAGAATgcttgagtatagaattaattctaataggaagcctcaagaccTATATCTAAGGCCCGACAAAGGTACCTATATGAGTTCGTTCGGCTCTACGGGCTCGGGCGATTAAAGTATAACGGTTGTGATACTTCTACAACAATGAAACAACCAATATATGTTCAAGtatttggttagttttgatgggaagcctcaaagcctacacctaaggccccagaAAGGCACATTTCATAACTAACTTGGTCTCtcagacatatatatatatatataataaaacttaacatcggttttacatctgtcatgctaaagatggcagtgacATGCCTGGGTACTTAAAGTTatttttgattgcgagcctcaaggcctacacctaaggccctacaaagacACTTTTCAGAATTAACTCTGTTCTTCTTTTACAGCCCGCCAATacgcagaagcccgacagacgatatcaaccggcgccaacctctcgaggagctgtgtgctcgttggccagGAAACGTCCCGACTGGATATTCCTCAAGACGAACACCTGGATCTCCCTTTTTATAGCTACCAACATTTGGTACGCTAGAAACCTGTAGTTCTTTTACTTTTTAGTATTATATGTgtggtgtagtgaatagtatcaaggaacggtaaaaatgtggtttttcgttaaaagtgaacagtatcgggaatatttcgttaaaactctctatATATAATCTATGATCTTGCCGTAATTGACTTATGGTTTATTATGCAGTGAAAGCATCATCTGGAAGGCTTTTAGCCCTACAACTATCAATAGCGGACGTGGAGCTGAATTCGAAGGTGCCATCATTGCACTGTTCCATCTCTTGATCACCAGGACAGACAAAGTTCGCGCTCTTCACGAAGCTTTCTACAGGCAAAACCTACCAAATGTTACTAATCTGCTTGCGGCAGTCTTAATCTTTCTCATTGTCGTCTACTTCCAAGGTTTTCGTGTTGTTTTACCGGTGAGATCAAAGAATGCCCGTGGACAGCAGGGACCATATCCTATTAAGCTTTTCTACACCTCTAACATGCCCATCATTCTACATTCTGCTCTTGTCTCCAATCTTTATTTCATCTCTCAAGTAAGTTACTAGGCAATAAAAACTGAAGGCTCTTTACTGCATTTGTTAATCAATTGACATGAAACTTgtttggctttttagccaaaatggtcatgAGATTTACATAatacatcactttggtccctaagattgaaaatcaatagaaatggtccgtgagattgtccaccatccattattttggtcattctgttaaaaacttCGTTAAGTGTCTCGGAGTtcttggccgaaagtttgggcaatttttaaaacttcataactcaattgtttcttaaccaaattcgacctataatatatcaaaatgaagataagaaagtagagaacaagattatatctatttggaaACCCAATGGTTGACTAAGATGACCGGAAAATTgcctgaaaggtgactagttcgcgggaaaactggaaaactcgccggaaactgggtaaactttaaacgctcataacttcttcaatactcaacgaaatcgagtaattcaaaaatgaaaatcatacttatcgatgagaaaaagagaatggtatctttcCAAATGGTATAATCGTGTTCTACACTTTcgtatcttcattttgatatattattggtcaaatttggttaagaaacgattaagTTACGAAGCTTTAAAAATTGCCCAAATTTTTTGctaagagctccgggacacttaacgattttttaacggaatgaccaaaataatggatggtagacaatctcagggaccatttctattgattttcaatctcagggaccaaagtgatgtgttatgcaaatctcagagataattttggctaaaaagccaacTTGTTTTATCGTAGAGTTGCTTTACAGGAAGTTCAGTGGGATTTTCCTTGTGAATATTCTCGGAAAGTGGCAGGAGTCTGAATATTCCGGTCAATCTATTCCAGTTGGTGGTCTTGCCTACTATGTCACGGCTCCAGGAAGGTGATCCAGCACATAGTTTTGCGTAACCTTTGAAATCTCCAGCCATTTCTTATCATGCTTCATGTGTGAAAGCATGTACTCATAGcagtgtttctttttctttggcaaTGTGGTTTTAATCACAGCTTGGTGGACATGGCAGCCAATCCATTCCATGCTCTGTTCTATCTAGTGTTCATGCTTTCAGCCTGAGTACTCTTCTCAAAAACTTGGATTGAAGTTTCTGGTTCTTCCACCCGAGATGTAGCTAAGCAGCTCAACGTATTTTGGCCTTCCTCAacctatttattttgttttgatttactTATAATCTGCAAAGACATTTTGGAGAGCTCATAGCACGACTATTAATGTGAAGACATAAGATTTCTAGGATTAAATTCTGATTCTCAAACAACTTAACGTCATGAACTAATATGCTTCTAGTTAAGGGAGTGCtagcaacctttgcatttggaccatttcacttcttcaaatgacacgtgtcatttttttacacaaaaaacAAGACCTTTAATGATGAaatatagaaaatataattCCAAGGGCATTAATGATTGACATTTATGTTGCTTAATTCTGCAGGAACAACAAATGGTGATGCCTGGACATAGAGATTCAAACTTACAGAAGGAACTAAACCGCTACATACCTACTGCCGCTGCATTCGGAGGCATGTGCATTGGTGCCTTGACTGTTCTGGCAGATTTCATGGGAGCAATTGGCTCAGGAACTGGGATTTTGCTTGCTGTTACAATCATCTATCAGTACTTTGAGACATATATatgagaaagaaaaggaaggcCAACTTGGCCCTTTCGGCCTTTAAGCCCTAACAAAAGTAAAGATAGCTGAGAGTTTTAAGTACGTCCAACCTTGGATAACACACTGGGGGGATACAATTGAGGTCATTTGTAGTCTGATTACACCTGTGACTTGTTACACCTTTCGTGGAATAGCCTCACAAATTTTCAGAATGCATGCAATAGTTTGTCTTTGACACGATGATATTCAAAATTACTCTTAATTTACGGGAAGAGGGGTTCTCAAACTTGGGTGGAATGGGACATTGGATGCAGCGTTAGATTACTTTGAAGCAATTGAACTACAAGCCACTTGCATCAGACATGCCGATTATCACCCTACctttcgtttttaatttttcaccgTATTCCATCTTCTCCTTTAAGCTACGCAAGAGTATACGTATGATTTACTTTGTAATTATTTGGTGATTAGTGAATCTGTCTAGTTTGTTTTAGTGTTGTGATGAAGTGAGCAATCATGGTGCTTCCTGGTAATTGGACAAACTTCAAAATTTTAGATGGATGGATTCTATTCGTTGCAACTTTTGGCCTTAATTTTTTGTTGAGTTAGGTGCAAAAATTGAGCCCCATTTTGCACTAGCTTAGGTACGAGTCGTATGATTGGATTCCTTGGGGTACAATTTTTGGTAGCAAAGCAATTAAGACGCTTGCTGGACACTCGTGTCGCTGTCAAAGTTATGCGAAGCTTAATAGgggtgttttctttgttaagctGAAAACCAACCTAGGCAATCATGCTTTTTAGGATAAATATATGTTGTATGAGTGTGGAGTTCAAGGTTTTAGTAAGTTGTCATGAAAAGCATAAAGATGGCATGAAAGATGGATTGGATTAATTTAAGAAATGATTTACACACATACTATTTCACCTTCTAATTCTATACACTACTTCTTGAGAGATTAAATATACAATAGAGTCTCCCTAGAATAATACTTTATTGGGATAATCTCCAATTTAGGACCAGTTATGTATTGAAATAAACGTGTTCATTACTATTAGtgatacatcatttagtttgtaaattttgtcttcaaatttacTTGGAGCCCAATGAATCCTATGTAGGAAATACAACACTAATTAAGGATAAATAAgtcaataaataatatttttttaactatagTAATAACCTCTCTAAAATTATATAATTGATTTGGTCCCGACTGTGTAACTTTAGAGAGCTTTTACTTtataaaagaagataaaaagaagtttgcagaaaatgaaaatttggcGTGCAAAATGCTTGGGAGATTATTGTGAACACACATAAAGTGATAAATGTTGTAGAAAAACCCGTTATGTAAGAAGTTTCCATCAAGTTAATAAGTAAGAAATGCGCCCAAAAATTAAAGGGAGTTAGAAATCACCACCGCTAACCCTATCATTGTCCTAAACTAGGCATGAGAGATCATAGCAATTGTACTTTGAATTTATCTTTAGGCCTAAACTTTCTCCGAGTACTTTGAGTTATACGTACCTAAGACATTCTCTTACTATTAGCCTAAATGATAGATTAGACATTTCTGTTTTTACCAATGAGAAATGCTGAGTCTTTCTTAAAAAGATTCTTTACGAACCTTTTGTCATCTTATGTTTCATCTATTGGCACGAAAATTAATGTTAAACTGTGAAATGATAGAGAACTTCATTTTGAGAAACTCATTACCGATTTATATAGCCTGGAAAAGCTAATTCTGCTGCACTGACTCACTGAACCACTGCACGAAGTAGAAAGGTCCAAATTCAACTGCACTACAAGTCC is from Malus sylvestris chromosome 5, drMalSylv7.2, whole genome shotgun sequence and encodes:
- the LOC126624802 gene encoding ER lumen protein-retaining receptor A-like, producing the protein MNVFRLAGDMTHLASILVLLLKIYATKSCSGISLKTQELYALVFLARYLDLFTNFISVYNTVMKLVFIGSSLAIVWCMRMHKMVKRSYNKELDTFRHYFLIAGCLMLALLVNEKFTFQEVLWAFSIYLEAVSMIPQLILLQRSGNVDNLTGQYVFLLGAYRALYILNWIYRYFTEPHFSRWIACVAGLVQTALYADFFYYYFISWKNNAKLQLPA